The Xenorhabdus doucetiae genome has a window encoding:
- the icmH gene encoding type IVB secretion system protein IcmH/DotU, producing MSDINVDSPSLEKQSETPKTFQRQYQLPLRGESLNPMIDAATPLLGMVLRLQDMTDQALPDKLYQQVVTDIRAIEQYLQTKGYEPGAIVSFRYVLCTFIDETALGHGWNSQNGWLKQSLLVHFHNETWGGEKVFVLLERLMGEAQRYQHLLEFIYLCLCLGYRGRYKVSTQKSDDFERLFRRLQQQLHSLRGDTPPTTLYINVNESNARYRLSRRWTIKHLFCISVGLLVAIYSFYAIRLGDQTQDILKQLSNLLR from the coding sequence ATGAGTGATATCAATGTTGACAGTCCGTCACTGGAAAAACAGTCTGAAACGCCGAAAACGTTTCAGCGCCAGTATCAGCTCCCGTTGCGTGGTGAAAGCCTCAACCCAATGATCGATGCCGCCACCCCCTTGCTGGGGATGGTTTTGCGTTTGCAGGACATGACGGATCAGGCACTGCCAGACAAGCTTTACCAACAGGTTGTTACTGACATTCGTGCCATTGAGCAGTATCTGCAAACCAAGGGTTATGAACCCGGCGCGATTGTTTCATTCCGTTACGTACTGTGCACCTTCATTGATGAAACCGCGTTGGGGCACGGCTGGAACAGCCAAAATGGTTGGTTGAAACAATCACTGTTGGTGCACTTCCACAATGAAACTTGGGGAGGTGAAAAGGTCTTCGTATTGCTTGAACGTCTGATGGGAGAGGCACAGCGCTACCAGCATCTGCTGGAGTTTATTTACCTCTGCCTCTGTCTGGGGTATCGCGGCCGTTACAAAGTCAGCACCCAGAAAAGTGATGACTTTGAGCGCCTGTTCCGCCGCTTGCAGCAACAGCTTCACTCACTGCGCGGGGATACGCCGCCGACCACGCTGTATATCAACGTCAACGAGAGCAATGCGCGTTATCGCCTGAGCAGACGATGGACGATCAAGCACCTGTTCTGCATTAGCGTGGGATTGCTGGTGGCGATTTACAGCTTTTATGCCATTCGCCTCGGTGATCAAACCCAAGACATATTAAAGCAGCTAAGTAACTTATTGAGATAG
- the tssK gene encoding type VI secretion system baseplate subunit TssK has translation MPGKNRVIWHEGLFIKPQHFQQQQKHIDYLAHSLVSVLTPYAHGFSSLSINDDLLKLGRIGITEVSGIMPDGTVFSAPSQDLLPKPLDIENTNDLKSKEIYLALPMSSDTIREIADRDAETQSAVRYRELPTDIRDLHTKGGDSSIFNLAQLTPVLMQGSEDMSAYTSIPLCRIKEKQKDGNIVLDNEFIPTCLSIFVADKLKRFMVEIDGLLTERSRTLAKRIGSPGQQGVADVAEFMMLQLLNRVQPLFNHYAKQTVLHPLHLYTELLQTCGELRTFTDATRLPGNVLAYDHNNLTDTFQDVMHGIRDALNVVLTPRATSIALKQNEGGIRVATLHDNDLLRKAEFVLAISASTPQEQLRRQFVQQTKVTSMERIRDLVSVQLPGVPLIALSAAPRQLPYHSGYTYFRLDQKSPAWKEIQQGNSIAFHVSGDFPDLDMQLWAIRGGKE, from the coding sequence ATGCCAGGTAAAAATCGGGTGATTTGGCACGAAGGGTTATTCATCAAACCACAACATTTTCAGCAACAACAAAAACACATTGATTATCTGGCACATAGCCTGGTTTCAGTATTAACACCTTATGCCCACGGTTTCAGCTCTCTGAGTATCAATGATGATTTACTCAAACTGGGGCGTATTGGGATCACCGAAGTCAGCGGCATCATGCCGGATGGCACGGTTTTCTCTGCGCCCAGCCAAGATTTACTGCCAAAACCGCTGGATATCGAGAATACCAATGATCTGAAAAGTAAAGAGATTTATCTGGCGTTGCCAATGTCCAGCGATACGATCCGGGAAATTGCTGATCGGGATGCAGAAACGCAAAGTGCGGTGCGTTATCGGGAACTGCCCACTGATATCCGTGACCTGCATACCAAAGGCGGGGATTCCTCAATCTTTAATCTGGCCCAGTTGACACCGGTGCTGATGCAAGGTTCCGAGGACATGAGTGCTTACACCTCCATTCCACTGTGCCGCATCAAAGAAAAGCAAAAAGATGGCAACATCGTTTTGGATAACGAATTTATCCCAACCTGCTTGTCGATCTTCGTGGCTGACAAACTCAAGCGTTTCATGGTGGAAATTGATGGCCTGCTGACAGAACGTTCAAGAACACTGGCTAAACGCATTGGTTCGCCGGGTCAGCAAGGGGTGGCGGATGTGGCCGAATTTATGATGCTGCAATTGCTCAACCGTGTTCAGCCGTTGTTCAACCATTATGCAAAACAAACCGTTCTGCATCCGCTGCATTTATATACCGAGCTGCTCCAGACGTGTGGTGAATTGCGAACCTTCACCGATGCAACCCGTCTGCCGGGCAATGTCTTGGCGTATGACCACAATAACCTGACCGATACCTTCCAGGATGTGATGCACGGCATTCGTGATGCGTTGAACGTGGTGCTGACACCGCGTGCCACCTCGATTGCGCTGAAACAGAACGAAGGTGGCATTCGTGTGGCAACGCTCCACGACAACGATCTGCTGCGCAAAGCCGAATTCGTCCTGGCAATCAGCGCCAGCACCCCGCAGGAACAGTTGCGCCGTCAATTTGTCCAGCAGACCAAAGTGACCTCGATGGAAAGAATTCGCGATCTGGTCAGCGTTCAGTTACCGGGCGTACCGCTGATTGCCCTGTCCGCTGCACCTCGCCAGTTGCCTTATCACTCTGGATATACCTATTTCCGTCTGGATCAGAAAAGCCCGGCATGGAAAGAGATCCAGCAAGGAAATTCCATCGCGTTCCACGTGTCCGGGGATTTCCCTGACTTAGATATGCAGCTCTGGGCTATCAGGGGCGGTAAGGAATAA